A single window of Candidatus Binatus sp. DNA harbors:
- a CDS encoding Zn-ribbon domain-containing OB-fold protein, which produces MAESESRYLKPLPAISSLNQPYWDALKRRELRMQQCDGCGRIWYPPSPLCPGCWSRKFTWTLLSGRGRVNSWVVFHQAYFHSYENDIPYNVVEVELDEGPRILSNLLDVANHDIRARMPVEVYFDDVTDEITLAKFKPRASE; this is translated from the coding sequence ATGGCAGAATCCGAGTCGCGGTACCTGAAGCCTCTTCCCGCCATTTCGTCCTTGAATCAGCCTTACTGGGACGCACTCAAGCGCCGCGAATTGCGGATGCAGCAGTGCGACGGATGCGGGCGCATCTGGTATCCGCCGTCGCCGCTCTGCCCGGGATGCTGGTCGCGCAAGTTCACTTGGACGCTGCTTAGCGGCCGCGGCCGCGTCAATTCCTGGGTCGTGTTTCATCAGGCATACTTCCACAGCTATGAGAACGACATTCCCTATAATGTAGTGGAAGTCGAACTCGACGAGGGTCCGCGGATCCTGTCGAACCTGCTAGACGTGGCTAACCACGATATCCGCGCGAGGATGCCGGTCGAAGTATATTTCGATGACGTGACCGATGAGATCACTCTGGCTAAGTTCAAGCCGCGCGCATCTGAATAG
- a CDS encoding LLM class flavin-dependent oxidoreductase, translating to MSNSRQLRLGAFMRPISIHTAAWRYPGAFPDANFNFKHLTRFAQTLERGRFDAFFMADHLAVLNMPLQALKRSATVTSFDPLTLLPALAVVTEHLGLIATASTTYNEPYHVARKFASLDHLSGGRAGWNIVTSGNPDEAMNFGLDEHVDHATRYRRAREFYDVVTGLWDSWADDAFIRDVEAGVYFDPEKLHVLNHSGEFLKVRGPLNVARPIQGWPVIVQAGASDAGRQLAAETAEVIFGAGSNLVSARAFYADVKGRMQSLGRPRDHLKVLPGAFVVVGDTVEDAREKRMRLDSLVHYDSAIASLSVMLGHDASAFDPDGPLPPIPESNASKSGRERIVELAERENLTVRQLAQRVGGLAFVGTPQTIADQMEEWLLTDACDGFNILFPYLPAGLDDFVGRVVPELQRRGIFRREYEGATLRENLGLPRPENRFFPLRAEHPEQSAGLESPPR from the coding sequence ATGAGCAATTCGCGTCAACTGCGCTTGGGCGCTTTCATGCGGCCGATCAGTATCCATACTGCGGCGTGGCGATATCCCGGCGCTTTTCCCGATGCGAATTTTAATTTCAAGCATCTCACGCGCTTCGCGCAGACGCTCGAGCGAGGCAGGTTCGACGCCTTCTTCATGGCCGACCATCTTGCCGTCCTCAACATGCCGCTCCAGGCGCTGAAGCGCAGCGCGACGGTGACTTCGTTCGACCCGCTGACGCTGCTGCCCGCGCTGGCCGTCGTCACGGAGCACCTCGGGCTGATCGCGACCGCCTCGACCACCTACAACGAGCCGTATCACGTCGCGCGGAAGTTCGCGTCGCTCGACCATCTGAGCGGCGGGCGCGCCGGATGGAACATCGTGACTTCCGGCAATCCCGATGAAGCGATGAACTTTGGGCTCGACGAACATGTAGATCACGCCACGCGCTACCGTCGCGCGCGCGAGTTCTACGACGTGGTGACGGGCCTCTGGGATAGCTGGGCCGACGACGCGTTCATTCGCGACGTTGAAGCGGGTGTGTACTTCGATCCCGAGAAGCTCCACGTCCTTAACCACAGTGGTGAGTTCCTGAAGGTGCGCGGACCGCTCAATGTCGCGCGCCCGATTCAGGGCTGGCCGGTGATCGTGCAAGCGGGCGCGTCCGACGCGGGCCGCCAGCTTGCCGCCGAGACCGCCGAAGTGATTTTCGGCGCGGGCAGCAATCTCGTAAGCGCGCGCGCCTTCTATGCCGACGTGAAGGGCCGGATGCAGTCGCTCGGCCGTCCCCGCGATCATCTGAAGGTGCTGCCGGGCGCCTTTGTCGTCGTCGGCGACACCGTCGAAGACGCGCGTGAGAAGCGGATGCGGCTCGACAGCCTCGTTCACTACGACAGCGCGATCGCATCGCTCTCCGTGATGCTCGGCCACGACGCGTCCGCATTCGATCCGGACGGTCCGCTGCCGCCGATCCCTGAAAGCAACGCGAGCAAGAGCGGCCGCGAGCGGATCGTTGAACTAGCCGAGCGCGAGAATCTCACGGTACGGCAGTTGGCGCAGCGCGTCGGCGGCCTGGCCTTCGTCGGCACTCCGCAAACGATCGCCGATCAGATGGAGGAATGGCTGCTCACCGACGCTTGCGACGGCTTCAACATTTTGTTCCCGTATCTTCCCGCCGGACTTGACGATTTCGTAGGTCGCGTCGTGCCCGAGTTGCAGCGCCGCGGGATCTTTCGGCGCGAGTACGAGGGCGCGACGCTGCGGGAAAATCTCGGGCTGCCGCGCCCGGAGAATCGCTTCTTCCCGCTCCGCGCGGAGCATCCGGAGCAATCGGCCGGCCTCGAATCGCCTCCGCGCTGA
- a CDS encoding TetR/AcrR family transcriptional regulator has translation MPAVKIPKRLAARRVAIVDALKRCMVTQGYADTSLSDLARTAGISVSHFLYYYPSKDAVLIDLCSELLDKAGAEITAAANEPPEERIHVLVDHLFVRAPVAQGDLGMVQELISLSLHRPAVRRRMSEFHHAMMAYLTDLFEKVPRQPGVTAVEAANIAAALWQGLFTNSLYATDLLLDEGRGRQLYRRALFGLANIRDADSGALVPNLGNNILDSPEVIESP, from the coding sequence ATGCCCGCCGTGAAGATCCCCAAGCGGCTCGCGGCGCGGCGCGTTGCCATCGTCGATGCGCTCAAGCGATGCATGGTGACGCAAGGATACGCCGATACCAGCCTTTCGGACCTGGCCAGAACCGCCGGAATCTCCGTCAGCCATTTTCTCTACTACTACCCGAGCAAGGACGCGGTACTAATCGACCTTTGTTCGGAGTTACTCGACAAAGCCGGGGCTGAAATCACCGCCGCCGCCAACGAACCTCCTGAAGAACGCATCCACGTTCTCGTCGATCACCTGTTTGTGCGCGCGCCGGTCGCTCAAGGCGACCTCGGGATGGTGCAGGAACTGATATCGCTGTCGCTGCATCGGCCGGCGGTTCGGCGCAGGATGTCGGAATTTCATCACGCGATGATGGCCTACTTGACCGATCTCTTTGAGAAGGTGCCTCGGCAACCCGGCGTCACGGCAGTTGAAGCCGCAAATATTGCGGCCGCGCTATGGCAGGGCCTGTTCACCAACTCGCTGTACGCGACCGATCTTCTTTTGGATGAAGGTCGCGGCCGCCAACTCTACCGGCGAGCGCTGTTCGGGCTAGCAAACATCCGCGATGCGGATTCAGGCGCGCTCGTTCCAAATTTGGGCAATAATATACTTGACTCACCGGAGGTGATAGAGTCGCCATGA
- a CDS encoding potassium channel family protein, with protein MNEPKTPGRLRSREQQLWFGLTHRNLPGRFTVLLFAILLLLCLAPVIQGHQLEQALMTVSLAAVLMSSLYALSLTRSFFAIGVLLVIPAFIGRIVLVFATTYTIEMISAGFSAAFLLYTVTALVSRLFTIKQVSLDMIAASICAYLMMGVGWGFIFAMIEMTHRGSFSAGLLNLDPSGKTVSIIGALHNFMYYSFVCLTTTGYGDIAPLSQGARVTSVMESVFGQLYIAILISRLVSLEVAQSMMKND; from the coding sequence ATGAACGAACCTAAAACACCGGGCAGGCTGCGCTCACGCGAGCAACAGCTATGGTTCGGGCTGACGCATCGCAACCTTCCCGGCCGCTTCACCGTGCTGCTGTTCGCGATACTGCTGCTACTCTGTCTCGCGCCAGTGATTCAGGGTCATCAGTTGGAGCAAGCTCTGATGACTGTTTCGCTGGCCGCGGTCCTGATGTCCTCGCTCTACGCGCTTAGCCTCACCCGATCCTTTTTTGCAATCGGCGTGCTGCTCGTGATTCCAGCGTTCATCGGTCGAATCGTGCTAGTGTTCGCGACCACTTACACGATCGAGATGATCTCGGCCGGGTTCTCCGCCGCGTTCCTGCTCTACACCGTAACGGCCCTCGTCTCGCGCCTGTTCACCATCAAGCAAGTTTCGCTCGACATGATTGCCGCGTCGATCTGCGCCTACCTGATGATGGGCGTCGGATGGGGCTTCATTTTTGCGATGATCGAAATGACGCATCGCGGATCGTTCAGCGCCGGCCTCTTGAATCTCGACCCATCGGGCAAAACCGTGTCCATCATTGGTGCGCTGCACAACTTCATGTATTACAGTTTCGTTTGCTTGACGACGACCGGCTACGGCGATATCGCACCGCTCTCGCAGGGTGCGCGCGTCACGTCCGTGATGGAATCCGTGTTCGGACAACTTTACATCGCGATTCTGATTTCGCGTCTGGTCAGCCTCGAAGTCGCCCAATCGATGATGAAAAACGACTAA
- a CDS encoding MFS transporter: MKNLPLAQEEAAASESNSSAQGFFYGWVIVACAFTILAIAYGIQFSFGVFMPFISADTGWDRGSLSVPYSLYVFVYGLLGVVSGRLTDSLGPRIVLTVGGCLLGAGVILMGQVHTLWQLYIVLGLIAAAGMSAAYVPCNATVVRWFTVKRGLAISITSSGSSFGMFLFPPIATALIGAYGWRRSYVILGLLAIAVFAGCASFIVRDPEDIGLHPDGLAPREPQPGDEVRDLSFSDDWTLAEAQRTSTFWLLNVIFTLTWLVVFMPMVHIVPFAVDIGISHFLAAMTISIIGFAGFAGRLAIGTISDRLGRLPTLGLCLFLQALAFFGFAMSSALPLLYVAAAVFGFSYGGVTSLFPALVGDFFGRIAIGAIVGFIFAVAGSSAAFGPLIAGYLYDATKSYHAAFVLSAALNLAALLLVFALKKPGRATS, encoded by the coding sequence TTGAAAAATTTACCACTGGCGCAGGAAGAAGCCGCTGCTAGCGAGAGCAACTCATCGGCGCAAGGGTTCTTCTACGGATGGGTGATCGTCGCGTGCGCATTCACGATCCTGGCCATCGCCTATGGGATTCAGTTCAGCTTCGGCGTGTTCATGCCTTTCATCTCCGCCGATACCGGATGGGATCGCGGCAGCCTATCGGTACCGTATTCGTTGTATGTGTTCGTTTATGGCTTGCTAGGTGTTGTCAGCGGACGTCTCACCGACAGTCTTGGGCCGCGTATCGTGCTGACGGTCGGCGGCTGTCTCCTTGGCGCGGGCGTGATTCTAATGGGCCAGGTCCACACCTTGTGGCAGCTCTACATCGTGCTAGGTCTCATTGCCGCGGCGGGGATGAGTGCGGCCTACGTACCTTGTAACGCGACGGTCGTGCGATGGTTCACGGTCAAGCGCGGACTGGCGATCAGCATCACGTCGAGCGGCTCGAGCTTCGGCATGTTTCTGTTTCCGCCGATCGCAACTGCTTTGATTGGTGCGTACGGATGGCGCCGCTCCTATGTGATACTGGGGCTGCTGGCGATCGCCGTTTTTGCCGGGTGCGCATCGTTTATCGTGCGCGATCCCGAAGACATAGGGCTGCATCCGGACGGACTAGCGCCGCGGGAACCGCAACCAGGCGACGAGGTTCGAGACTTATCGTTCAGCGATGACTGGACGCTGGCCGAAGCCCAACGCACCAGCACATTCTGGCTGTTGAACGTCATCTTCACTTTGACGTGGCTGGTGGTGTTCATGCCGATGGTGCATATTGTGCCGTTTGCGGTGGATATTGGCATAAGTCATTTTCTCGCCGCGATGACGATCAGCATTATCGGTTTCGCGGGATTCGCGGGCCGGCTTGCAATCGGCACTATCTCCGATCGCTTGGGGCGGCTGCCGACGCTCGGTCTCTGCTTGTTCCTGCAAGCGCTGGCCTTCTTCGGTTTCGCGATGAGTAGCGCTCTGCCGCTGCTGTACGTCGCCGCGGCCGTCTTTGGATTTTCCTATGGGGGAGTGACATCGCTGTTTCCGGCGCTGGTCGGCGATTTCTTCGGCCGCATCGCGATCGGCGCGATCGTCGGCTTCATCTTTGCGGTAGCTGGCTCGTCGGCGGCCTTTGGTCCACTTATCGCCGGCTACCTGTACGATGCCACCAAAAGCTATCACGCCGCTTTTGTACTTAGCGCGGCGCTCAATCTGGCGGCGTTGTTGCTGGTCTTTGCACTTAAGAAGCCAGGGCGAGCAACCTCCTAG
- a CDS encoding sce7726 family protein, producing the protein MWDAAGKSLAPSDLRGHILASLFRPGFVRSLAENRHLGIIQEMGLMPFAQAGTSIAELFEWAYDRLNQTYRCEYVYKNEILHKRVLSQEHPSLTAIASEFLIGNNRLDLLVINGTTVAYEIKTGYDDLERLPVQMAAYLSVFDRVSVVCDPAFVDRVKSVVDERIGIVALTPNGSMPNIRPSISNVENVDPVATFDLLRATEYVPEAQRLFGVMLDVPNTQRRRAYLEYFKTLSSEVAHDVLLRSLRARFADRQSHLVNSLPNSMVQMYYEANARTRSAFFGINSLNRPLLDKTGSKDELFSGPSR; encoded by the coding sequence ATGTGGGATGCTGCTGGAAAATCGCTCGCACCTTCTGATCTCAGGGGGCACATCCTCGCCTCACTCTTCCGACCGGGTTTCGTACGTTCACTAGCTGAGAACCGACATCTCGGTATTATCCAAGAAATGGGACTCATGCCTTTTGCGCAGGCGGGAACGTCAATTGCCGAACTATTTGAATGGGCTTATGACAGACTGAATCAGACATACCGATGTGAGTACGTTTATAAAAACGAAATCCTTCACAAGAGAGTGCTCTCTCAGGAGCATCCTTCACTCACTGCAATCGCGTCTGAGTTTTTGATCGGAAATAATCGGCTTGACCTGTTGGTCATCAATGGAACGACGGTCGCTTACGAAATAAAGACTGGTTACGACGACTTGGAACGACTGCCCGTCCAGATGGCTGCCTATCTGTCCGTGTTCGATCGGGTGAGCGTAGTTTGCGACCCTGCATTTGTCGATCGGGTTAAATCAGTCGTCGATGAGCGAATTGGCATAGTGGCGCTGACTCCAAACGGTTCCATGCCGAATATTCGGCCATCGATTAGCAATGTCGAAAATGTCGACCCGGTGGCGACTTTTGATCTGTTGAGAGCTACTGAGTATGTCCCTGAGGCGCAGCGGTTGTTTGGTGTCATGCTCGACGTTCCAAACACCCAACGTCGTCGGGCATACTTGGAGTATTTCAAAACACTTTCCTCTGAAGTGGCGCATGATGTGCTTTTGCGCTCTTTGCGTGCGCGGTTCGCTGACCGACAATCACACTTGGTTAACAGCTTGCCAAACAGCATGGTTCAGATGTATTACGAGGCGAACGCTCGAACTCGCAGTGCGTTTTTTGGCATCAATTCGCTGAACCGCCCATTGCTCGATAAAACGGGGAGTAAAGATGAGCTATTTTCCGGTCCTTCGCGCTAG
- a CDS encoding amidohydrolase family protein, which translates to MDYDLVIRNGTVIDGTRLPRFRADVGIKDGRVKKIGRIGKVSAGRELDAKGCVVAPGFVDLHTHYDAQIHWDPYCTISGWHGVTSIVLGNCGFGFAPVKPADRERCLLMMTRTEQIPYESMKQGMKWRWESFPEWLDNLQRLPKGVNIVSYVPVSPLMVYVMGLEAAKSRPATPAERKEMQRLLNEAMDAGACGFSLQRLGKNSVQADVDGTPMPTDTMADEDILALAEVLRDRDEGFIQITQAETGDPAHEEDDVRGRDHRFLERLAEVAQRPILHNIVVALDDQPDFHAKELAWVHDCNARGLRIYGQGVNVRTWFNFTLEHWNLYDSSPAWNRATQGSVEEKLQMLSDPETRKQMRDEYAMLLSIGHGSIPENLTIVKAPGYPELAKYVGRRIGDIAAEMGVHPNDAMLDIAVAGGLKVEFRTDPATSSNPELVGPLMCDPYVIPGVSDGGAHTKFFTGGSFTTDFLTWLVRDTGKISLEEAHYHLSYLPAQAAGFTDRGYLREGAPADVIVYDLANLKRTPEWEFEVVTDFPAGEWRRIQRAEGYRWTIVNGQITFEDGKCTGATPGVLLRNRQIGTQAFSAAAGR; encoded by the coding sequence ATGGACTACGATCTCGTTATCAGGAACGGCACGGTGATCGATGGAACGCGGTTACCCCGGTTCCGCGCCGACGTTGGTATCAAGGATGGACGCGTCAAGAAAATCGGCCGGATCGGCAAGGTCAGCGCGGGACGCGAACTCGACGCGAAGGGCTGTGTCGTGGCGCCGGGCTTCGTCGATCTGCATACGCATTACGACGCGCAAATCCACTGGGATCCGTACTGCACGATTTCTGGATGGCACGGCGTAACTTCGATTGTTCTCGGTAACTGCGGATTTGGTTTTGCTCCTGTAAAGCCGGCGGACCGCGAACGTTGCCTCCTGATGATGACTCGCACCGAGCAGATTCCCTACGAGTCGATGAAACAGGGCATGAAGTGGCGCTGGGAATCGTTTCCCGAATGGCTCGACAATCTACAGCGGCTGCCAAAAGGCGTGAATATCGTCAGCTACGTGCCCGTGTCGCCGCTGATGGTGTATGTGATGGGACTCGAGGCCGCCAAGAGTCGCCCCGCTACTCCCGCCGAGCGCAAAGAGATGCAGCGGCTCCTGAACGAAGCGATGGATGCGGGCGCTTGCGGCTTTTCGCTTCAACGGCTCGGCAAAAACTCGGTGCAGGCGGACGTCGACGGTACGCCGATGCCGACCGACACGATGGCCGATGAAGACATCCTGGCGCTGGCGGAAGTATTGCGCGATCGCGACGAGGGCTTCATCCAGATTACCCAGGCTGAAACCGGAGATCCGGCTCATGAAGAGGATGACGTTAGAGGGCGCGATCATCGGTTCCTCGAGCGGCTGGCGGAAGTAGCGCAGCGGCCTATTCTGCACAACATAGTCGTGGCTCTGGATGATCAACCCGATTTCCATGCCAAGGAGTTGGCATGGGTGCACGATTGCAACGCTCGCGGCCTTCGGATCTATGGGCAGGGCGTGAACGTGCGGACCTGGTTCAACTTTACGCTCGAGCATTGGAACCTTTACGATTCGAGCCCGGCGTGGAATCGAGCAACGCAGGGAAGCGTCGAAGAAAAGCTCCAGATGCTAAGCGATCCAGAGACTCGCAAGCAGATGCGCGATGAGTACGCGATGCTGTTGTCGATCGGTCACGGCTCGATTCCGGAGAACCTGACTATCGTTAAGGCGCCCGGCTATCCTGAACTAGCCAAGTATGTCGGACGCCGGATAGGTGATATCGCCGCAGAGATGGGAGTGCATCCTAACGACGCGATGCTGGATATCGCCGTCGCGGGCGGATTGAAAGTCGAGTTCCGCACCGATCCCGCCACCAGCAGCAATCCAGAGTTGGTAGGACCGCTCATGTGCGATCCATACGTAATACCGGGCGTTTCGGACGGCGGCGCGCATACCAAGTTCTTCACCGGCGGATCGTTCACCACTGACTTCCTGACGTGGTTGGTGCGCGATACCGGCAAGATCTCGCTCGAAGAGGCGCACTATCATCTGAGCTATCTGCCGGCGCAAGCTGCTGGATTTACCGATCGCGGATACCTGCGCGAGGGTGCGCCCGCCGACGTTATCGTTTACGATCTTGCAAATCTAAAGCGTACTCCTGAGTGGGAGTTTGAGGTCGTAACTGACTTCCCGGCCGGCGAATGGCGGCGGATTCAACGCGCCGAGGGATATCGCTGGACGATCGTGAACGGCCAGATCACGTTCGAAGATGGCAAATGCACCGGCGCAACTCCGGGCGTACTTCTGCGGAATCGGCAGATCGGCACGCAGGCGTTCTCGGCGGCCGCGGGTCGGTAA
- a CDS encoding TauD/TfdA family dioxygenase, which produces MARAFDIEPLDATFGAVVTGVKLAALDDTTWRDLHDAWLEYALLIFPGQHLSRIEQIAFARRFGPLEFDMAALSNVKADGTLIAEADNSDIIKVLKGNMGWHCDSTYMPVQAKGAVFSAEVVANSGGQTGWADMRAAYDALDDDLRARVESLAAHHSLRYSQGKLGHQPKQGSDYSGYGFHDGPVPLRRLVKVHAETGRKSLLIGRHAHNIPSMSAAESERFLQELMDFACRPPRIYYHDWTPGDAVVWDNRCLLHRATPWDLTEPRVMWHSRIAGDPVSESGLT; this is translated from the coding sequence ATGGCACGTGCGTTCGACATCGAACCTCTCGACGCTACCTTCGGCGCGGTCGTGACGGGCGTGAAGCTCGCCGCACTCGACGATACGACGTGGCGCGATCTCCACGATGCGTGGCTTGAATACGCGCTCCTCATTTTCCCCGGCCAGCACTTGAGCCGCATCGAGCAAATCGCCTTCGCCAGGCGATTCGGCCCGCTTGAGTTTGACATGGCGGCGCTTAGCAACGTTAAGGCCGACGGCACGCTGATCGCCGAGGCGGACAACAGCGACATCATCAAGGTGCTCAAGGGCAACATGGGATGGCATTGCGACAGCACCTACATGCCGGTGCAGGCCAAGGGCGCGGTGTTCAGCGCGGAGGTGGTGGCGAATTCCGGCGGCCAGACCGGATGGGCCGACATGCGCGCCGCCTACGACGCGCTCGACGACGATCTCCGCGCCAGGGTCGAGAGCCTCGCCGCGCATCACTCGCTACGCTACAGCCAGGGGAAGCTCGGGCATCAGCCGAAGCAGGGCAGCGACTACAGCGGCTACGGCTTCCACGATGGCCCGGTGCCGTTGCGTCGGCTGGTGAAGGTCCATGCAGAGACCGGCCGCAAGTCGCTGCTGATCGGTCGCCATGCCCACAATATCCCGAGCATGAGCGCGGCCGAGTCGGAGCGGTTCCTGCAGGAGTTGATGGACTTCGCGTGCCGTCCGCCGCGCATCTATTACCACGACTGGACGCCGGGGGACGCGGTGGTATGGGACAATCGATGCCTGCTTCATCGGGCCACGCCGTGGGACCTGACCGAGCCGCGGGTGATGTGGCACAGCCGTATTGCGGGCGATCCCGTGAGCGAGTCCGGCCTCACCTGA